In Zea mays cultivar B73 chromosome 7, Zm-B73-REFERENCE-NAM-5.0, whole genome shotgun sequence, the following proteins share a genomic window:
- the LOC103632852 gene encoding uncharacterized protein, with translation MVDVDQRMAGLAPSVAHTAALRRLSTRAAAGPSSASASPRHGLHSFDGVAAGVLSHLREAGVVVLPGLSDAELARAEAEFGFAFPPDLRAVLALGVPSGPRFPDWRGRAGLRAALDLPAAAASLQAARGALWPRCWGRRPADPDRALRLARAAVRRAPPLVPLFDRCYLPCRPCLAGNPVFFVADDRVLCCGLDLLHFFARESSSFQPTVEHRHAVSSSLASSPLSAGASRPSCTRRSLDGVQAPRWIEFWSDAASDRRRRDSSSSEASTASATSSSSSPPRRSTPRWVDNYLDELGSMLKKGGWRDREVDEMVEVTASGLFDGVEAPAPDSEAVLDALVLKTDRCSDSLRRAGWTSEDVSDALGLDFRRCKDKERSRSGVRIPPEIAAKVQRLAQALAGP, from the coding sequence ATGGTGGACGTGGACCAGCGGATGGCGGGGCTGGCCCCGTCCGTGGCGCACACCGCGGCGCTGCGGCGCCTGTCCAcgcgcgccgccgcggggccctcATCGGCGTCGGCGTCGCCGCGCCACGGGCTGCACTCCTTCGACGGCGTGGCGGCGGGCGTGCTCTCCCACCTCCGCGAGGCCGGGGTGGTCGTCCTCCCGGGCCTGTCCGACGCGGAGCTCGCCCGCGCGGAGGCCGAGTTCGGGTTCGCGTTCCCGCCCGACCTGCGCGCCGTCCTCGCCCTGGGCGTGCCCTCGGGGCCCCGGTTCCCGGactggcgcgggcgcgcgggcctcCGCGCCGCGCTcgacctccccgcggcggcggcgtcgcTCCAGGCCGCCAGGGGCGCGCTGTGGCCGCGGTGCTGGGGCCGGAGGCCGGCCGACCCGGACCGCGCCCTGCGGCTCGCGCGCGCCGCCGTACGCCGCGCGCCGCCGCTCGTCCCGCTCTTCGACCGCTGCTACCTGCCCTGCCGCCCCTGCCTCGCCGGGAACCCGGTCTTCTTCGTCGCCGACGACCGCGTCCTCTGCTGCGGCCTCGACCTGCTCCACTTCTTCGCCCGCGAGTCCTCCTCGTTCCAGCCGACGGTGGAGCATCGCCACGCCGTGTCCTCTTCGCTCGCGTCGTCCCCACTGTCCGCCGGCGCGAGCAGGCCGTCGTGCACGCGCCGGAGCCTGGACGGCGTCCAGGCCCCGCGCTGGATCGAGTTCTGGAGCGACGCCGCGTCCGACCGCCGCCGCCGCGACTCCTCGTCCTCGGAAGCCTCCACCGCCTCCGCCACCTCGTCGTCCTCATCGCCACCCCGGCGGTCAACCCCGCGGTGGGTcgacaactacctcgacgagctcgGATCAATGCTGAAGAAAGGCGGTTGGAGGGACCGTGAAGTGGACGAGATGGTGGAGGTCACGGCCTCCGGGCTGTTCGACGGCGTGGAGGCCCCGGCACCCGATTCCGAGGCTGTCCTCGACGCGCTGGTCCTCAAAACCGACCGGTGCTCGGACTCGCTCCGGCGCGCCGGGTGGACCTCCGAAGACGTGTCGGACGCGCTGGGGCTCGACTTCCGGCGCTGCAAGGACAAGGAGCGATCCCGGTCGGGCGTGCGGATCCCGCCGGAGATCGCCGCCAAGGTCCAGCGCCTCGCGCAAGCGCTGGCAGGACCGTGA